The following proteins are encoded in a genomic region of Acidobacteriota bacterium:
- a CDS encoding dolichyl-phosphate beta-glucosyltransferase, translating into MASNPFLSIVIPAFNEEKRLRDTLDRVWTYTRQNSLDAEIIVVNDGSVDATPEIAKKFTHLHDHCFLVNNVENRGKGFSFRRGFLASKGNLILLTDADLSAPIEEFGVLMKVMREGNYDIAIGSRGIDPSKVEIKQNWVRRTMGKSFNSLVRMITKLPFKDTQCGFKLMARERVLPVINMMKVDRFSYDVELLFLASRSGLRIIEVPVVWRNSTETKVRMVIDSLSMIGDILKIKRNYSRGLYGKKNE; encoded by the coding sequence ATGGCATCGAACCCTTTTCTGTCCATCGTCATTCCGGCGTTCAATGAGGAGAAGAGACTCCGGGATACCCTCGACCGGGTCTGGACATACACCCGCCAGAACAGCCTTGATGCAGAGATCATCGTGGTTAATGACGGCAGCGTGGATGCTACCCCGGAGATAGCGAAGAAGTTCACTCATCTTCACGACCACTGCTTTCTCGTCAACAATGTCGAGAATAGAGGAAAGGGATTCTCCTTCCGGCGAGGCTTCCTGGCAAGCAAGGGGAATCTGATCCTCCTCACGGATGCCGACCTCTCGGCCCCCATTGAGGAGTTCGGCGTCCTGATGAAAGTGATGAGAGAAGGGAATTACGACATTGCCATAGGTTCCAGGGGAATTGATCCATCGAAGGTTGAGATCAAGCAGAACTGGGTCCGGCGGACAATGGGTAAGTCCTTTAACAGCCTGGTCCGAATGATTACGAAACTTCCCTTCAAGGACACCCAGTGCGGCTTCAAGCTGATGGCAAGAGAAAGGGTCCTGCCTGTGATCAACATGATGAAAGTGGACAGGTTCAGCTACGATGTGGAGCTTCTCTTCCTGGCATCCCGATCCGGCTTGAGGATCATCGAGGTTCCTGTGGTCTGGAGAAATTCGACAGAGACAAAGGTCAGAATGGTCATCGACTCTCTCAGCATGATCGGCGACATTCTGAAGATTAAAAGGAATTACAGCAGGGGATTGTACGGGAAGAAAAACGAGTAG
- a CDS encoding ABC transporter substrate-binding protein translates to MSHIRFRSCFSSLFFIVALVSILLLAGGCGSREFRMGGLISLSGAAEPYGVMVTMGMDLAVEEVNGAGGVEGRKIVILYKDDSTNIGVGVTAAKELIIKERVPVIIGPIASSVSLAVAPICESYRKVMLSPASSTPKLTGAGMFIFRNYPSDVVEGTFTADFAREQGIEKVVVIAINNEFGNGIKDVFIKQFRSKFREILKVFSYQEETFDRFPAIIAETKELKPEAIYLCGYARDMAMLLKEIRNQKIESLIFCVSAVNRKMVDIAAGAAEGVMFPQPAFDLGSSEPAMASFVQRFRKKYSKDPDNFAAHGYDAVKLIAEAVKKVKSTHPEDIRTGLMAINNYEGAAGRTTFDNNGDVVQHPRIFVIHNGRFVQFDKYIQEVGSIKIPER, encoded by the coding sequence ATGAGCCACATAAGATTCCGTTCATGCTTTTCCTCGTTGTTCTTTATCGTCGCGCTGGTGTCAATCCTGTTGCTCGCTGGAGGATGCGGTTCCAGAGAATTCAGGATGGGAGGCCTTATCTCGCTTAGCGGGGCCGCTGAGCCATATGGCGTCATGGTGACGATGGGGATGGACCTTGCCGTTGAAGAGGTGAACGGAGCGGGGGGAGTTGAAGGGAGAAAGATCGTCATACTGTATAAAGATGATTCAACCAATATTGGAGTGGGTGTCACGGCTGCGAAGGAGCTTATCATCAAAGAGCGTGTCCCCGTCATCATCGGTCCCATAGCCAGTTCCGTCAGCCTTGCCGTGGCTCCGATCTGCGAGTCCTACCGCAAGGTCATGTTGAGCCCGGCCAGCTCCACTCCCAAGCTGACGGGCGCCGGGATGTTCATCTTCAGGAATTATCCATCGGATGTCGTCGAGGGGACTTTCACGGCCGATTTTGCTAGAGAACAGGGGATCGAAAAAGTGGTCGTCATCGCCATAAACAACGAGTTCGGAAACGGCATCAAGGATGTCTTCATCAAACAGTTCCGAAGCAAATTCCGGGAGATCCTGAAGGTCTTCAGTTACCAGGAAGAAACTTTTGACAGATTTCCGGCCATTATCGCAGAAACCAAAGAGCTGAAACCGGAAGCAATCTATCTGTGCGGTTATGCCAGAGATATGGCCATGCTCCTGAAGGAGATCCGAAACCAAAAGATCGAATCGCTCATCTTCTGTGTCTCTGCGGTCAACAGGAAGATGGTTGATATAGCTGCTGGTGCCGCCGAAGGAGTCATGTTCCCGCAGCCCGCTTTCGACCTGGGAAGCTCCGAGCCCGCTATGGCCTCCTTCGTCCAGAGGTTCAGGAAAAAGTATTCGAAAGATCCCGACAATTTTGCGGCTCACGGCTATGATGCTGTTAAGCTGATCGCGGAAGCGGTCAAGAAGGTGAAGAGCACGCATCCGGAGGATATCCGCACCGGGCTAATGGCCATCAATAATTACGAGGGAGCAGCGGGACGGACAACTTTCGACAATAACGGTGATGTCGTTCAGCATCCGAGGATATTTGTCATTCATAACGGAAGATTCGTTCAGTTCGACAAGTATATCCAGGAAGTTGGAAGCATCAAGATCCCAGAACGCTAA
- a CDS encoding F0F1 ATP synthase subunit epsilon, with amino-acid sequence MTFEVVMPERRVLSATVDEVVLPGKMGYFGVLPGHAPFLTSLSIGLITYRIGERSHYIAVSWGFCEVLYDKVIVLAETAEKAEEIDLQRALDKKQQAEEILRLKKGDLEFKTAEIRLRKALARIEAHGKL; translated from the coding sequence ATGACATTCGAAGTGGTGATGCCGGAGAGGAGAGTTCTCTCAGCAACGGTGGACGAGGTTGTGCTTCCCGGAAAGATGGGATATTTTGGCGTGCTGCCCGGCCACGCCCCATTTCTGACCTCTCTCTCCATTGGACTCATCACTTACAGGATCGGGGAGAGGAGCCATTACATCGCCGTAAGCTGGGGTTTCTGTGAGGTCTTGTACGACAAAGTGATCGTCCTTGCCGAGACGGCAGAGAAGGCAGAGGAGATCGATCTCCAGAGAGCGCTCGATAAGAAACAGCAGGCGGAAGAGATCCTCAGGTTGAAGAAAGGGGATCTGGAGTTCAAAACTGCTGAGATCAGGTTGAGAAAAGCTCTCGCGAGGATAGAAGCCCATGGGAAATTATAG
- the atpD gene encoding F0F1 ATP synthase subunit beta, producing MGKIGKVIQIIGPVVDVEFDEDHLPAILNAVRITDDGSKTGFPIDVTAEVQQHLGENRARCVALEPTEGMVRGTKAEDLGQPITIPVGKGNLGRIINVIGKPADKLGPIESKEKWPIHRESPAFEEQNTKIEMFETGIKVIDLLEPYTKGGKVGLFGGAGVGKTVLIMELIHNVAKKHGGYSVFAGVGERTREGNDLWLEMKQSGVLGKTALIYGQMTEPPGARLRVGLTGLTVAEYFRDVEGQDVLLFIDNIFRFVQAGSEVSALLGRMPSAVGYQPTLATEMGELQERITSTLKGSITSVQAIYVPADDYTDPAPATTFAHLDASTNLSRQIVELGIYPAVDPLASTSRIMDPRILGEEHYRTARAVQGVLQRYKELQDIIAILGIDELSEEDKIIVSRARKIQRFLSQPFFVAEEFTGMPGKYVELKDTIRGFKELVDGKHDEIPEQAFYMVGSIEEVLEKADRIRAASID from the coding sequence ATGGGCAAGATAGGGAAAGTGATCCAGATCATAGGACCCGTCGTGGACGTGGAGTTCGATGAAGACCATCTTCCTGCCATCCTGAATGCTGTAAGGATCACGGACGATGGATCGAAGACGGGGTTCCCGATTGATGTGACGGCCGAAGTCCAGCAGCATCTCGGGGAAAACAGGGCGAGGTGCGTTGCGCTTGAACCGACGGAGGGGATGGTCCGTGGAACAAAGGCAGAGGATCTAGGACAGCCGATCACCATTCCCGTCGGGAAGGGAAACCTGGGCAGGATCATCAACGTCATCGGGAAGCCCGCCGACAAGCTGGGTCCCATCGAAAGCAAGGAGAAATGGCCCATCCACAGAGAATCCCCGGCCTTCGAAGAGCAAAACACCAAGATCGAAATGTTCGAAACAGGGATCAAGGTCATCGATCTGCTTGAGCCTTACACGAAAGGGGGTAAAGTCGGTCTCTTCGGTGGTGCAGGAGTGGGAAAGACAGTTCTCATCATGGAACTGATCCACAATGTCGCCAAGAAACATGGAGGATATTCCGTATTCGCTGGAGTTGGAGAAAGAACTAGGGAAGGAAACGACCTCTGGCTAGAAATGAAACAATCCGGTGTCCTCGGTAAGACGGCCCTGATCTATGGTCAGATGACGGAACCGCCGGGAGCTAGGTTGAGAGTGGGCTTGACAGGGTTGACAGTTGCCGAATATTTCAGGGATGTTGAAGGACAGGATGTCCTTCTCTTCATCGACAATATTTTCCGTTTCGTTCAGGCAGGCAGCGAAGTATCGGCGCTTCTTGGAAGGATGCCCTCGGCCGTAGGTTATCAACCGACCCTGGCGACAGAGATGGGAGAACTCCAGGAGAGGATTACCTCCACTCTGAAAGGGTCGATCACGTCGGTCCAGGCAATCTACGTTCCAGCAGATGACTACACCGACCCGGCGCCAGCAACGACGTTTGCCCACCTCGACGCTTCCACGAATCTCTCCAGGCAGATCGTAGAGCTGGGGATCTATCCGGCTGTGGATCCGCTGGCGTCGACGTCCAGGATCATGGACCCACGCATCCTGGGCGAGGAACATTATAGAACGGCCAGAGCCGTCCAGGGAGTTCTCCAGAGGTACAAGGAGCTTCAGGACATCATCGCCATACTCGGGATTGACGAATTGTCCGAAGAGGATAAGATAATAGTATCGAGGGCAAGAAAGATTCAAAGATTTCTCTCGCAGCCTTTCTTTGTAGCGGAAGAGTTCACAGGAATGCCCGGAAAATACGTTGAATTGAAGGATACGATCAGGGGCTTCAAGGAACTCGTCGATGGGAAGCATGACGAGATCCCGGAGCAGGCCTTCTACATGGTTGGCTCTATCGAGGAGGTCCTTGAGAAAGCGGATCGTATCAGGGCTGCCTCAATAGATTGA
- the atpG gene encoding ATP synthase F1 subunit gamma produces MLKARDIKRRIRSIQNMMQITRAMKMVSAAKLRRAQEKMFAARPYANMMLEVLNSLAARAHPGSHPLLAQRGEKKIEVVIITADKGLCGSFNSNIQRAAISFLGKKRECGTSLYLVGKKGRDFFRKRDHTVRREVIDLSREVKYEHASRIANDLMELFISGETDAIYLIYNEFKSTARQQIVEELLLPIKRMEAEPGTVLEDYIYEPSAAELFADLLPRHVVTQVYRALLESVAAEHTARMMAMDAATSNAQEMIDALTLQMNRVRQSSITTELIEIVYGAEALRRGGSR; encoded by the coding sequence TTGTTAAAAGCAAGGGATATCAAGAGAAGGATCAGAAGCATCCAGAACATGATGCAGATTACCAGGGCCATGAAGATGGTCTCAGCCGCAAAACTGCGAAGGGCCCAGGAGAAGATGTTCGCCGCAAGGCCCTATGCCAACATGATGCTTGAGGTGCTGAACTCTCTGGCCGCAAGAGCGCATCCCGGGAGCCACCCTCTGCTCGCCCAGCGGGGTGAGAAGAAGATTGAGGTCGTGATCATAACGGCTGATAAAGGTCTCTGTGGCAGCTTCAACTCCAACATACAGAGAGCGGCCATCTCCTTTCTTGGCAAGAAGAGGGAATGCGGAACTTCTCTCTATCTGGTTGGTAAGAAGGGGAGGGACTTTTTCAGGAAGAGAGACCACACCGTCAGGAGGGAGGTCATCGATCTCTCCAGAGAGGTCAAATACGAGCATGCCTCCAGGATTGCGAACGATCTTATGGAGCTGTTCATTTCGGGTGAGACAGATGCCATCTACCTCATATACAATGAATTCAAGTCGACGGCCCGACAGCAGATCGTTGAGGAGCTGCTCCTTCCGATCAAGCGGATGGAAGCGGAACCTGGAACTGTGCTTGAAGATTATATCTATGAACCATCGGCAGCCGAGCTCTTTGCAGACCTGTTGCCAAGACATGTGGTGACACAAGTTTACAGAGCGCTTCTGGAATCGGTTGCCGCGGAACATACAGCGAGGATGATGGCCATGGATGCCGCCACGAGCAACGCTCAGGAAATGATAGACGCTCTCACGCTTCAGATGAACAGAGTCAGACAGAGCTCCATAACGACCGAATTGATCGAGATTGTCTATGGGGCAGAAGCCTTAAGAAGGGGAGGTTCGAGGTAA
- the atpA gene encoding F0F1 ATP synthase subunit alpha, whose translation MDIKIDEISKIIQQHIEGYEKEIDYSEVGTIITAGDGIARVYGLENVMYGEILEFPNGVFGLALNLEEDSVGAILMGESTLVKEGDIVRRTKRIMEVPVGEVMIGRVVDPLGQELDGKGPIKTEHYGPIERLAPGVVDRIPVKEPVQTGIKAIDSMIPIGRGQRELIIGDRQTGKTALAIDTIINQKDKDMICVYVAIGQKQSTIAQVVKMLHNYGAMKHTIVVSASASEPSSLQYLGPYAGCAMGEYFRDRGKHALCIYDDLSKHAAAYREMSLLLRRPPGREAYPGDVFYLHSRLLERAAKLNKELGEGSLTALPIIETQAGDISTYIPTNVISITDGQIYLESDLFYSGVRPAVNVGLSVSRVGGNAQIKAMKQVAGKLRLELAQYREMAAFAQFGSDLDKATQAQLHRGERLVEILKQEQYQPLSVEKQILIIYAATTGYLDSISVSKSRLFEKELYRYLDQHQAVLQEKLREKKEIDDSLRSEIKKALDAFKETFVKLHGED comes from the coding sequence ATGGATATCAAAATTGATGAGATAAGCAAGATCATTCAACAGCATATCGAGGGATACGAGAAGGAAATAGATTACAGCGAAGTTGGGACCATCATCACAGCAGGTGACGGGATTGCGAGAGTGTACGGGCTCGAGAACGTCATGTACGGTGAGATCCTCGAGTTTCCGAACGGCGTCTTCGGCTTGGCTCTGAACCTTGAAGAGGATAGTGTCGGCGCCATCCTGATGGGAGAATCGACACTCGTTAAGGAGGGAGACATCGTCAGGCGAACGAAGCGGATCATGGAAGTCCCGGTCGGTGAAGTTATGATCGGCAGGGTTGTGGACCCTCTCGGGCAGGAGCTTGACGGGAAAGGGCCGATTAAGACGGAACACTATGGCCCGATCGAAAGGTTGGCACCCGGCGTAGTCGACAGGATCCCCGTTAAGGAACCGGTCCAGACTGGGATTAAGGCAATCGATTCCATGATCCCCATCGGTAGAGGGCAGAGGGAGCTCATCATCGGTGACCGTCAGACCGGAAAGACAGCCCTCGCAATCGACACCATCATTAATCAGAAGGACAAGGACATGATCTGCGTCTATGTCGCCATAGGGCAGAAGCAATCCACCATCGCGCAGGTTGTAAAGATGTTGCACAATTATGGGGCAATGAAGCATACGATTGTCGTCTCGGCTTCGGCCAGCGAGCCGTCCTCCCTTCAGTATCTCGGTCCTTATGCCGGTTGCGCCATGGGAGAGTACTTTAGAGATAGGGGGAAACACGCGCTCTGTATATACGACGACCTCTCCAAGCATGCAGCCGCCTATCGCGAGATGTCACTCCTCCTCCGCAGACCTCCGGGCAGAGAGGCCTATCCCGGTGATGTCTTCTATCTCCACTCAAGGTTGCTGGAAAGAGCGGCCAAGCTGAATAAAGAGTTAGGCGAAGGGTCGCTGACGGCTCTTCCCATCATCGAAACGCAGGCGGGAGACATCTCAACCTATATCCCCACCAACGTCATCTCCATCACCGATGGGCAGATCTACCTCGAATCCGACCTCTTTTACTCCGGGGTCAGGCCGGCCGTCAATGTTGGTCTCTCTGTCTCAAGGGTAGGAGGGAATGCTCAGATCAAAGCGATGAAACAGGTGGCAGGAAAGCTGAGGCTCGAACTGGCCCAGTACAGGGAGATGGCGGCCTTTGCCCAATTTGGAAGCGATCTCGATAAGGCAACGCAGGCTCAGCTTCACAGAGGAGAAAGGCTCGTCGAGATTTTGAAGCAAGAACAATATCAGCCACTCTCGGTCGAGAAACAGATCCTGATCATCTACGCGGCGACCACCGGGTATCTCGACAGCATCTCCGTTTCCAAATCCCGGCTCTTTGAGAAGGAGCTTTACCGTTACCTTGATCAGCACCAGGCAGTACTGCAGGAGAAACTCCGCGAGAAAAAAGAGATCGACGATTCTCTCAGATCAGAGATCAAGAAAGCGCTTGATGCCTTCAAGGAGACCTTCGTTAAACTGCATGGCGAGGATTGA
- the atpH gene encoding ATP synthase F1 subunit delta, translated as MENRSTARKYARVLIKMAASNAELDRLESELQSARMVMESSAKTRKFFLTPMGGKKRKIAAIGEICRLAKLSVPVERFLYILVENDRLSLLGDIVRALRELRDERNNLATVEVTSAQELNADFRESIEKIFSSITGKNARLDAKVDTSLIGGIVARVGSTVYDGAIKGQLMRMKRKLLGE; from the coding sequence ATGGAAAACAGGAGTACTGCAAGAAAGTACGCCAGAGTTTTAATCAAGATGGCTGCCAGCAATGCGGAGCTTGACAGGCTGGAATCAGAGCTTCAGTCTGCCCGTATGGTCATGGAAAGCTCCGCGAAGACAAGGAAGTTCTTTCTGACGCCAATGGGTGGGAAGAAGAGGAAAATAGCTGCCATAGGAGAGATCTGCAGGCTTGCAAAACTGTCGGTTCCGGTGGAAAGATTCCTATACATTTTGGTAGAAAACGATCGACTTAGCCTGCTTGGCGACATCGTCCGGGCTCTGAGAGAGCTCAGGGATGAAAGGAATAATCTGGCGACCGTGGAGGTCACAAGCGCCCAGGAGTTGAATGCCGATTTCAGAGAGAGTATAGAGAAGATCTTTTCTTCCATTACAGGGAAGAATGCCAGACTCGACGCTAAAGTGGATACTTCCCTGATAGGCGGCATAGTAGCCAGAGTGGGTTCGACCGTTTACGATGGAGCGATCAAAGGGCAGCTCATGAGGATGAAACGAAAACTACTGGGGGAATAA
- a CDS encoding polymer-forming cytoskeletal protein: protein MIRRLKKNSIDTNSEISGFLGEGTTLNGEIRFKNAFRIDGKVIGKIISEDMLIVGSRGEVEAEVDVGVLSVSGLIRGDVRAREKLEIHNGGKICGTITLDKPNFIVEEGGIFEGKVDMRSSNEGAAKDPVA from the coding sequence ATGATAAGAAGATTAAAAAAGAACAGCATCGATACAAACTCCGAGATAAGCGGTTTCCTTGGCGAAGGAACAACGCTGAATGGTGAGATCCGTTTCAAGAATGCCTTCAGGATCGATGGGAAAGTCATTGGGAAAATCATTTCGGAAGACATGCTCATAGTTGGAAGCCGGGGAGAAGTGGAAGCCGAAGTAGATGTCGGCGTGCTCTCCGTGAGCGGGCTGATACGAGGCGATGTAAGGGCCAGGGAGAAACTTGAGATCCACAATGGTGGGAAAATCTGTGGAACCATTACCCTTGATAAACCAAATTTCATCGTCGAAGAGGGAGGCATCTTCGAAGGAAAAGTTGACATGAGATCATCCAACGAAGGAGCAGCAAAGGATCCTGTCGCTTAG
- a CDS encoding ParB/RepB/Spo0J family partition protein, whose translation MKRKALGRGLDSLIPVHKEGVPTEDNLRMIDVDLIKPGKHQPREEFNGDELQELAGSIKEHGIIQPVILKKYGEKFQLIAGERRWRAAQLSGLLKVPSIVMDVADDHLLEISLVENIQRKELNPIEEANAYRTMLERLELTQDEIAKRVGKKRSSVANYLRLLKLPEKVQNLLKRGILTMGHVKALSTIEREEDQIKLAQRIATETLSVRQVESLALRWKSKKPKMPQNIDPNIMAAEKELQKVLGTKVRIIKRRRGGRIEIRFYSDEELDRLYNFFIQG comes from the coding sequence ATGAAGAGAAAGGCATTAGGTAGAGGTCTGGATTCCTTGATCCCCGTCCATAAAGAAGGAGTGCCAACAGAGGACAATCTGAGAATGATCGATGTGGACCTGATCAAGCCCGGAAAGCATCAGCCTCGGGAAGAGTTCAACGGGGACGAACTGCAAGAACTTGCCGGTTCTATCAAAGAGCATGGAATCATTCAGCCGGTCATTCTCAAGAAATATGGTGAAAAATTTCAGCTCATCGCAGGTGAGAGGCGATGGAGGGCGGCTCAACTATCCGGTCTCCTGAAAGTCCCGTCCATAGTCATGGATGTGGCTGATGACCATCTCCTGGAAATTTCCCTAGTAGAGAACATTCAGCGAAAGGAACTGAACCCCATCGAGGAAGCGAATGCTTACCGGACCATGCTGGAAAGGCTCGAACTCACGCAGGATGAAATTGCAAAGAGGGTTGGGAAGAAGAGAAGCTCTGTGGCAAACTATCTCCGCCTTCTGAAGCTCCCCGAAAAAGTCCAGAACTTACTGAAGAGGGGAATACTGACAATGGGCCATGTCAAGGCTCTTTCAACCATTGAGAGGGAAGAGGATCAGATAAAACTGGCCCAAAGGATTGCAACCGAAACGCTATCCGTGCGCCAGGTGGAGAGCCTGGCTTTGCGCTGGAAGTCCAAGAAGCCGAAAATGCCTCAGAACATCGACCCTAACATCATGGCTGCCGAAAAGGAGCTGCAAAAGGTCCTTGGAACAAAAGTCCGGATCATCAAGAGAAGAAGAGGCGGCAGGATAGAGATAAGATTCTATTCCGATGAAGAACTGGATAGACTTTATAACTTTTTCATTCAGGGTTGA
- a CDS encoding ParA family protein, translating into MRKIIAIANQKGGVGKTTTAINLSSALAIAEKNVLLIDADPQSNSTRGLGIYQDGLTSLYNILLDEASFPDAILKTDLPYLSIVTSDIDLIGAEVELVDFAEREYLLKRKIEAAPSNYDFVIIDCPPSLGLLTVNSLVAANSVIIPVQCEYLALEGIKLLLETLERVKSYLNSMLYIEGILLTMYDDRTNLSRQVAEEIRSHFGDRVFRTVIPRNVRLGEAPSFGKSIFFYDIRSKGAEAYLNLAEEILKNEEKGIR; encoded by the coding sequence ATGAGGAAGATCATAGCTATTGCAAATCAAAAAGGAGGCGTGGGAAAGACAACGACTGCCATCAATCTCTCATCAGCACTTGCAATAGCTGAAAAAAATGTTCTCCTCATAGATGCAGATCCTCAGTCAAACTCGACAAGAGGTCTGGGAATATATCAGGATGGCTTAACTTCACTGTATAACATTCTGCTTGATGAAGCTTCTTTTCCAGATGCGATCTTAAAGACCGATTTACCATATCTATCAATTGTCACATCGGATATCGACCTGATCGGAGCCGAAGTAGAACTCGTTGATTTTGCGGAAAGGGAATACCTATTAAAAAGAAAAATTGAAGCTGCCCCATCAAATTACGATTTTGTTATTATTGATTGCCCGCCTTCACTCGGGTTGTTGACAGTAAACTCTTTAGTTGCAGCAAATAGCGTAATTATACCGGTCCAGTGTGAGTACCTGGCTCTTGAGGGGATCAAGTTGCTTCTCGAAACTCTTGAAAGGGTAAAATCTTATTTAAATTCAATGCTTTACATCGAGGGAATACTCTTGACGATGTATGATGATAGGACGAATCTCTCAAGACAGGTTGCCGAAGAGATCAGATCCCACTTTGGCGATAGAGTTTTTCGTACGGTCATCCCGAGAAACGTGCGACTGGGCGAAGCCCCTAGTTTTGGTAAGTCCATATTTTTCTATGATATACGCTCCAAGGGAGCAGAGGCTTATTTGAATTTAGCGGAGGAAATATTGAAAAATGAAGAGAAAGGCATTAGGTAG
- the rsmG gene encoding 16S rRNA (guanine(527)-N(7))-methyltransferase RsmG: MRESENLSSRNKGFEEILEKTLEMRGISAKWIPFDQLHRFYTLLIKWQKTINLTAIKDPDEIADRHFAESLFILPRISRRGQLLDIGSGNGFPALPIKIAFPELKLVMVEGRKRKCHFLNAAVRELGLKDVEIINCRLNRLSDIAWGERFDYLTMRGVRVSADMLIDFPSILKKNGRAFIYAGRSDLSVLDQPELTVKLRHEEFLLPGRRSSFVSVIEIA; the protein is encoded by the coding sequence TTGAGAGAAAGCGAGAACTTGAGCAGCAGAAATAAAGGCTTTGAAGAGATTTTGGAGAAGACTCTGGAGATGAGGGGCATCTCTGCTAAATGGATTCCGTTTGATCAACTTCATCGTTTTTATACTCTTTTAATCAAATGGCAGAAGACGATTAATCTCACCGCTATAAAAGATCCAGATGAGATAGCAGACAGACACTTTGCAGAATCACTCTTTATTCTGCCACGGATAAGCCGCAGGGGACAGCTGCTCGATATAGGTAGCGGCAACGGCTTTCCCGCACTGCCAATCAAGATTGCATTCCCTGAACTGAAACTTGTTATGGTTGAAGGCAGGAAACGAAAGTGCCATTTCTTGAATGCTGCTGTAAGAGAACTGGGATTGAAAGATGTAGAAATCATCAACTGCAGACTGAACAGGCTTTCAGACATTGCATGGGGGGAGAGATTTGATTATTTGACCATGAGGGGAGTGAGGGTCTCGGCGGACATGCTCATCGACTTTCCATCTATTCTAAAGAAGAATGGAAGAGCATTCATTTATGCAGGCAGAAGCGATCTTTCAGTGCTTGACCAGCCTGAACTCACAGTGAAGCTAAGACATGAAGAGTTTTTACTCCCGGGAAGGCGTTCTTCGTTCGTTTCAGTGATTGAAATTGCCTAA